The following are encoded together in the Micromonospora lupini genome:
- a CDS encoding MIP/aquaporin family protein yields the protein MDDVRRAAAEFLGTLLLVFFGVGAAVAARIQGGVVVVALAFGFVMLALVYTIGPLSGSHVNPAVTLGVLLSGKISVIGAVAYWIAQFVGATVAGFLLWALTRWGDVADQTGALGSNGYGAHINRGGAAVLEIVLTFLFVLVILVVTSRSENPGVAGVAIGLALAATQLVGVTLTGAAVNPARAFGPAVFEGGTALRQLWVFIVFPLLGGALAALVAPLVMGAQRHYWGGHDRSVGGPK from the coding sequence ATGGATGACGTCCGTCGTGCCGCGGCCGAGTTCCTCGGCACCCTGCTGCTCGTCTTCTTCGGCGTGGGTGCGGCCGTCGCCGCGCGAATCCAGGGCGGCGTGGTGGTCGTCGCGCTGGCCTTCGGGTTCGTCATGCTGGCCCTCGTCTACACGATCGGCCCGCTCTCCGGCAGTCACGTCAACCCGGCGGTGACGCTCGGCGTGCTGCTGTCCGGCAAGATCTCGGTGATCGGCGCGGTGGCCTACTGGATCGCCCAGTTCGTCGGGGCGACAGTGGCCGGCTTCCTGCTCTGGGCGTTGACCCGCTGGGGTGACGTGGCGGACCAGACCGGGGCGCTGGGCTCGAACGGGTACGGCGCGCACATCAACCGGGGCGGCGCCGCCGTGCTGGAGATCGTACTGACGTTCCTCTTCGTCCTGGTCATCCTGGTCGTGACGAGCCGCAGCGAGAACCCGGGCGTCGCGGGCGTCGCCATCGGGCTGGCCCTGGCCGCGACCCAACTGGTCGGCGTGACGCTGACCGGCGCAGCGGTCAACCCGGCCCGCGCCTTCGGTCCGGCGGTCTTCGAGGGGGGCACCGCACTCCGCCAGCTCTGGGTGTTCATCGTCTTCCCGCTGCTCGGCGGCGCTCTCGCCGCGCTGGTGGCGCCACTGGTCATGGGCGCGCAGCGGCACTACTGGGGTGGGCACGACAGGTCGGTCGGCGGACCGAAGTAG
- a CDS encoding adhesin yields MLTMTDNAVLVIRDLANQQDVAEDGGVRIAADADAGSLTVELVPEPEQGDHVVDNQGARIFLDPDAAELLGDASVDATVDDEGIIQFGFTEKQ; encoded by the coding sequence ATGCTCACCATGACCGACAATGCCGTGCTCGTCATCCGTGACCTCGCCAACCAGCAGGACGTGGCCGAGGACGGCGGTGTGCGGATCGCCGCCGACGCCGACGCCGGATCCCTCACCGTGGAACTGGTGCCCGAGCCGGAGCAGGGCGACCACGTCGTCGACAACCAGGGCGCCCGGATCTTCCTCGACCCGGACGCCGCCGAACTGCTCGGCGACGCCTCGGTGGACGCCACGGTCGACGACGAGGGGATCATCCAGTTCGGTTTCACCGAGAAGCAGTAG
- a CDS encoding beta family protein: MVPAHRGRAAEPVYRPILATRRRGELEALHHLDPAVAPLLAPILEIGAVDRSTRDALRRLPVGLLPAVDVSALPDSVDTELARWGVPLMPVIGLAEGDRRLVAHGTAARAYARRALIRLRVAHDRAGPDADTTAVERIWRFTGLAPEECDLLVDAGDVCCPADVRVAEPRVRRLLDWARRHAWRSATVAAGGMPPTLSRLPTDEPIRLERWDWQLWRRLTDIGVDYGDYGVGPALADSGDPGDRMPTVRYTADDGWWVYRWSRRGGRGEDRFADLCRTLVAAPHWSSAGAAFSWGDHELLRRARRGAGAGSTAIWTAWSTSHHLAHVLAALVPPDDGTGAGWDPPSGPPQRGRSLR; this comes from the coding sequence ATGGTGCCCGCCCACCGGGGCCGGGCGGCGGAACCGGTCTACCGCCCCATCCTCGCCACCCGCCGACGCGGCGAGCTGGAAGCGTTGCACCACCTCGACCCCGCGGTCGCCCCGCTGCTCGCCCCGATCCTGGAGATCGGCGCGGTCGATCGCTCCACCCGGGACGCTCTACGCCGGTTGCCGGTCGGGCTGCTGCCGGCCGTCGACGTCTCCGCCCTGCCCGACTCGGTCGACACGGAGCTGGCTCGGTGGGGCGTACCGCTGATGCCCGTCATCGGGCTCGCGGAGGGTGACCGGCGGCTGGTCGCGCATGGCACCGCGGCCCGGGCGTACGCGCGGCGGGCCCTGATCCGGCTGCGCGTCGCGCACGACCGGGCGGGGCCGGACGCGGACACGACAGCCGTCGAGCGGATCTGGCGGTTCACAGGCCTCGCGCCGGAGGAGTGCGACCTGCTGGTGGACGCGGGCGACGTCTGCTGCCCGGCGGACGTGCGGGTGGCCGAGCCGCGGGTACGCCGACTGCTGGACTGGGCCCGTCGCCACGCCTGGCGCTCGGCGACGGTGGCGGCCGGTGGCATGCCGCCGACGCTGTCCCGGCTGCCCACCGACGAGCCGATCCGGCTGGAGCGCTGGGACTGGCAGCTCTGGCGGCGGCTTACCGACATCGGGGTGGACTACGGCGACTACGGCGTCGGGCCGGCGCTGGCCGACTCCGGCGATCCGGGCGACCGGATGCCCACCGTGCGGTACACCGCCGACGACGGCTGGTGGGTGTACCGCTGGTCGCGCCGTGGCGGTCGGGGCGAGGACCGCTTCGCCGACCTGTGCCGCACGCTGGTGGCGGCGCCGCACTGGTCGAGCGCCGGGGCGGCCTTCTCCTGGGGCGACCACGAGTTGCTGCGCCGCGCCCGTCGGGGCGCCGGCGCCGGGTCGACCGCCATCTGGACGGCGTGGAGCACGTCGCACCACCTGGCGCACGTGCTCGCCGCGCTGGTGCCGCCCGACGACGGCACCGGGGCCGGATGGGACCCCCCGTCGGGCCCGCCGCAGCGAGGGCGATCGCTGCGGTGA
- a CDS encoding sulfotransferase domain-containing protein, whose translation MSASPHRYRSDDEDSGRWVGFPFRDGDIVISTRSKSGTTWMQMICALLVLGTPELPASLTELSPWLDWLGEPRDAVYQRLATQPHRRFIKTHTPLDGVPLDPRVHYVVVARHPLDMAVSLYHQSGNLNRVRMAELTGHPVPAGPPRARPSAREWLPSWVDHEVDPRAELDSLPGVLWHLSDAWARRHEPNVELVHYDDLRADLGAQMRRLAERWDVQVPAERWPTLVEAATFDRMRERADQLAPDMLGVLRDRRAFFRQGGSGQGRTLLDGDALARYEERARALAPPDLLAWLHR comes from the coding sequence ATGTCCGCGTCACCCCACCGCTACCGCTCCGACGACGAGGACAGCGGCCGCTGGGTCGGGTTCCCGTTCCGCGACGGCGACATCGTGATCAGCACCCGGTCCAAGAGCGGCACCACCTGGATGCAGATGATCTGCGCGCTGCTGGTGCTCGGCACCCCGGAGCTGCCGGCGTCGCTTACCGAGCTGTCGCCCTGGCTGGACTGGCTGGGCGAGCCGCGCGACGCGGTGTACCAGCGGCTGGCCACCCAACCGCACCGCCGGTTCATCAAGACGCACACGCCGCTGGACGGGGTGCCGCTCGACCCTCGGGTGCACTACGTGGTGGTGGCGCGGCATCCGCTGGACATGGCGGTGTCCCTCTATCACCAGTCCGGCAACCTGAACCGGGTCCGGATGGCCGAGCTGACCGGCCATCCCGTGCCGGCGGGCCCGCCGCGGGCCCGTCCGTCGGCACGGGAGTGGTTGCCGAGCTGGGTCGACCACGAGGTGGACCCGCGCGCCGAGCTGGACTCGCTGCCCGGGGTGCTCTGGCACCTGAGCGACGCCTGGGCCCGACGACACGAGCCGAACGTCGAGCTTGTGCACTACGACGACCTCCGGGCCGACCTGGGCGCCCAGATGCGCCGGCTGGCCGAGCGGTGGGACGTCCAGGTGCCCGCCGAGCGGTGGCCCACCCTGGTCGAGGCGGCCACGTTCGATCGGATGCGGGAACGCGCCGACCAGCTCGCCCCGGACATGCTCGGCGTGCTGCGGGACCGCCGGGCGTTCTTCCGCCAGGGCGGCTCCGGGCAGGGGCGCACCCTGCTGGACGGGGACGCTCTGGCCCGCTACGAGGAACGGGCGAGGGCCCTGGCCCCGCCCGACCTGCTCGCCTGGCTGCACCGCTAG
- a CDS encoding cupin domain-containing protein encodes MEHFTIATVAEKSPDFRRVLWTGEHTQLVIMTIPPGGEIGEEVHDGIDQILTFVSGTGEARVAGAKRDVVAGDLVVVPSGTKHNFVNTGPNPLVLYTVYGPPEHADQAVHHTKEEADRAEEAGEDEPPTA; translated from the coding sequence ATGGAGCATTTCACGATCGCGACAGTCGCCGAGAAGAGCCCGGACTTCCGGCGGGTGCTGTGGACCGGCGAGCACACCCAGCTGGTGATCATGACCATTCCGCCGGGCGGGGAGATCGGCGAGGAGGTGCACGACGGCATCGACCAGATCCTGACCTTCGTCAGCGGAACGGGTGAGGCCCGGGTCGCCGGCGCGAAGCGGGACGTCGTCGCGGGCGACCTGGTCGTCGTGCCGTCCGGGACGAAGCACAACTTCGTCAACACCGGCCCGAACCCGCTTGTGCTCTACACCGTCTACGGCCCTCCGGAGCACGCCGACCAGGCCGTGCACCACACCAAGGAGGAAGCCGACAGGGCCGAGGAGGCCGGCGAGGACGAGCCGCCGACCGCGTGA